A genomic stretch from Candidatus Bathyarchaeota archaeon includes:
- a CDS encoding nucleotidyltransferase domain-containing protein — MPRGSSSGLRRRLLRSRARKLRDERKVLHKYIEVLSKNYPRSTVVLFGSRARGDELPYSDYDLAVILDKVGDRISLVETLRRLKPRGLPLDLIVIQVDELSDPLTSTMLSGCTVLYDGLKIKNRLSTL, encoded by the coding sequence ATGCCAAGAGGATCATCGAGTGGGTTAAGGCGGAGGCTTCTAAGGTCGAGGGCTAGAAAGCTTAGGGATGAACGCAAGGTTCTGCACAAGTACATCGAGGTATTATCTAAGAATTATCCCAGGTCGACGGTCGTGCTGTTCGGCTCGAGGGCGAGGGGGGACGAGCTCCCCTACAGCGACTACGACCTAGCGGTGATCCTCGACAAGGTCGGCGATAGGATATCGCTCGTAGAGACACTCAGGAGGCTGAAGCCGAGAGGACTACCGCTAGACCTCATAGTGATTCAGGTAGATGAGCTGTCAGACCCGTTGACATCGACGATGTTGAGCGGGTGTACGGTTCTCTATGATGGACTCAAGATAAAGAATCGGTTATCCACCTTGTAA
- a CDS encoding sugar phosphate isomerase/epimerase has product MPLKFGAVLDRRSITKENLEKLKSLGFDGVELFIGEPSEQNVKPIAETVKPLLDAGFQVSDIFASGVDLVRVALDELESVYARCRQAFKAARLLETSIVLLPVFRTPPGVDRATVLAKASAALKRLDGLASEYGVRLALEPLNRYETNILKTMSETLRFLENLGCENVKTMADLYHMSIEEAWIPDALRLISGYLVHIHVSENHGGIPGTGTLPYPQVMRTLKEVGYDGFMSIEFHKGYPDVMEAYGRSLKYLKALADVV; this is encoded by the coding sequence ATGCCCTTGAAGTTTGGAGCGGTCCTAGATAGAAGAAGTATCACGAAGGAGAACCTTGAGAAGCTTAAAAGCCTCGGGTTCGACGGTGTGGAGCTTTTCATCGGAGAGCCGTCTGAGCAGAACGTGAAGCCGATAGCTGAAACGGTTAAGCCCCTTCTCGATGCGGGGTTTCAGGTCTCAGATATATTCGCGTCGGGGGTGGACTTGGTCAGGGTTGCTTTAGACGAACTCGAGAGCGTATACGCCCGGTGTCGGCAGGCTTTCAAAGCGGCTAGACTCCTCGAAACATCTATAGTATTGCTACCTGTGTTCAGAACACCACCCGGCGTGGATAGGGCTACCGTTCTAGCCAAGGCTTCTGCGGCGTTGAAAAGGCTCGACGGGTTGGCTTCGGAGTACGGTGTCAGACTCGCCTTAGAGCCGCTGAACAGGTATGAAACCAATATTCTCAAGACGATGTCTGAGACTCTGAGATTCCTAGAGAACCTGGGTTGCGAGAATGTTAAAACGATGGCCGACCTATATCACATGAGCATCGAGGAGGCTTGGATACCCGACGCTCTGAGGCTCATAAGCGGCTACCTAGTCCATATACACGTGTCAGAGAACCACGGCGGGATCCCAGGCACGGGAACGCTACCCTATCCGCAGGTCATGAGAACCCTCAAAGAGGTCGGCTACGACGGGTTCATGTCGATCGAGTTCCATAAAGGATACCCCGACGTTATGGAGGCGTACGGCAGATCCCTAAAATACCTCAAGGCCTTAGCCGACGTAGTCTGA
- a CDS encoding HEPN domain-containing protein, whose protein sequence is MRVGLKLPTEWVDKAEFLLRDAEAHISDGVYWMSCFEAQQAAELYLKALNLALTGLHPYTHDLVELLESLRELGLNPPESLYVYADALTPHYTMSRYPGRKPLTYDRGLAERCVKYAKRIIEWVKAEASKVEG, encoded by the coding sequence ATTAGGGTTGGCTTGAAGCTTCCTACCGAGTGGGTCGATAAGGCTGAGTTTTTGCTAAGAGATGCTGAGGCTCATATATCTGATGGTGTTTACTGGATGTCCTGCTTCGAGGCTCAGCAGGCCGCTGAATTGTATTTGAAAGCCCTAAACCTGGCTCTGACGGGCCTTCATCCATACACACATGACTTAGTCGAGCTACTGGAATCGCTTAGAGAACTCGGGTTGAATCCTCCGGAAAGCCTGTACGTTTACGCCGACGCCTTAACTCCACACTACACGATGTCAAGATACCCGGGTAGGAAGCCTTTAACCTACGATAGGGGCTTAGCCGAGAGGTGTGTGAAGTATGCCAAGAGGATCATCGAGTGGGTTAAGGCGGAGGCTTCTAAGGTCGAGGGCTAG